A window of Opitutus sp. ER46 contains these coding sequences:
- the secY gene encoding preprotein translocase subunit SecY, with protein MFSAFTNSLKIPELRSRIFYTLSLLFVARVAAYIPLPGIDPHPLQRFFADQAAGGAGALMGLYNMFTGGALMKGAIAALGIMPYISAQIIFQLMTAVVPSLSRLQQEGDVGRQKLTQYTRYATVLICVIQGALLLLALENPQQLFPGYDVATYGPIVIVPKVGFLITSIIFMTAGTMLLMWLGEQITQRGIGNGVSLLITVGILADIPGAAMQTYRMFFRPVGTGSDLGLPQAVVMIALFLIVTVGIIMVVQGQRKIPVQYAKRVVGNKVMGGQSSFLPLKVNYSGVMPVIFASAILLFPQQILSWVGASWHLKFLTDFSNELLRGSVWYYVFNAVLILFFSYFWVSVMFKPIQIADDLKKYGGYIPGVRPGEPTAQFLDFVMTRLTLAGAIFLTIIAVTPDVLLFQMKVPARIAYFFGGTGMLITVGVILDTMRQVETFLLQRHYDGFLRKGRIRSRSANPQQAMLGDALSQEAVMKIALPMLGLLLLGTGIAAYRHFLN; from the coding sequence GTGTTTTCCGCCTTCACGAATTCCCTGAAGATTCCGGAGCTTCGTTCCCGGATATTCTATACGCTCTCCTTGCTGTTCGTTGCCCGCGTGGCGGCTTATATCCCGCTTCCCGGCATCGACCCGCATCCGCTCCAGCGGTTCTTCGCCGACCAGGCGGCCGGTGGGGCAGGGGCGCTGATGGGCCTCTACAACATGTTCACCGGTGGCGCCCTGATGAAGGGTGCCATCGCGGCCCTCGGCATCATGCCGTACATCAGCGCTCAGATTATCTTCCAGCTGATGACCGCTGTCGTGCCGTCATTGAGCCGGTTGCAGCAGGAAGGCGACGTGGGGCGGCAGAAGCTGACCCAGTACACCCGTTACGCGACGGTGCTGATCTGCGTGATCCAAGGCGCCCTTCTTCTGCTCGCGCTGGAGAACCCGCAGCAGTTGTTCCCCGGCTATGATGTCGCGACGTACGGCCCGATTGTGATCGTTCCGAAGGTCGGCTTCCTCATCACTTCGATCATCTTCATGACCGCCGGCACCATGCTGCTCATGTGGCTCGGCGAACAGATCACCCAGCGCGGCATCGGCAACGGTGTGTCGCTCCTGATCACGGTCGGCATTCTCGCCGATATCCCCGGTGCCGCCATGCAGACCTATCGGATGTTCTTCCGTCCGGTGGGCACGGGCAGCGATCTTGGGCTACCTCAGGCGGTTGTCATGATCGCGCTGTTCCTGATCGTCACGGTTGGAATCATCATGGTGGTGCAGGGCCAGAGAAAGATTCCGGTCCAGTACGCCAAGCGCGTGGTCGGCAACAAGGTCATGGGCGGACAGAGCTCCTTCCTGCCGCTCAAGGTCAACTACTCGGGCGTCATGCCCGTGATCTTCGCGAGCGCCATCCTCCTTTTTCCGCAGCAGATTCTCTCGTGGGTGGGCGCCTCCTGGCACCTCAAGTTTCTGACCGACTTCTCCAACGAACTGCTGCGCGGTAGCGTCTGGTACTACGTTTTCAATGCCGTCCTGATCCTGTTCTTCAGCTATTTCTGGGTTTCGGTGATGTTTAAGCCGATTCAGATCGCCGACGACCTCAAGAAGTACGGCGGCTACATCCCAGGCGTGCGTCCCGGTGAGCCGACGGCGCAGTTCCTCGATTTCGTGATGACCCGCCTCACGCTCGCTGGTGCGATCTTCCTCACGATCATCGCCGTCACGCCCGATGTGCTCCTGTTCCAGATGAAGGTTCCAGCGCGTATCGCCTACTTCTTCGGCGGCACCGGCATGCTCATCACGGTCGGTGTCATTCTCGACACCATGCGCCAGGTGGAAACGTTCCTTCTCCAGCGTCACTATGACGGCTTCCTCCGGAAGGGCCGGATCCGTTCCCGCAGTGCGAACCCGCAGCAGGCCATGCTCGGCGACGCTCTCAGCCAGGAAGCGGTGATGAAGATCGCGTTGCCCATGTTGGGCCTGCTGCTGCTCGGCACTGGCATCGCGGCCTATCGTCACTTCCTGAATTAG
- the rpsE gene encoding 30S ribosomal protein S5 codes for MSTDPISAPENTTPTAPEAAAPAPAPEAREPRAPRGQGGFRGQGGRGPGGNRGPRRDNRDRQPQEGDGPQMIEKVVFINRCAKVVKGGRRFSFAALAVVGDGKGKVGIGYGKANEVPDAIKKGTANAHKHLVTVKLKGDTIPHDVLGEYDGGRVMLKPASPGTGLIAGGGVRAVLEAAGVKNILTKSMGSSNHIAVVHATLEGLRKLRLADDISNVRKNA; via the coding sequence ATGAGCACCGATCCCATTTCCGCTCCGGAAAACACCACGCCCACCGCTCCTGAAGCCGCCGCTCCCGCGCCGGCCCCGGAAGCGCGTGAACCGCGTGCGCCGCGTGGCCAGGGTGGTTTCCGCGGCCAGGGTGGCCGCGGCCCCGGTGGCAATCGCGGGCCCCGCCGCGACAATCGCGACCGCCAGCCTCAGGAAGGCGACGGCCCGCAGATGATTGAGAAGGTCGTCTTCATCAACCGCTGCGCCAAGGTGGTGAAGGGTGGCCGTCGTTTCAGCTTCGCCGCTCTCGCTGTCGTCGGCGACGGCAAGGGCAAGGTTGGCATCGGCTACGGCAAGGCCAACGAAGTTCCTGACGCGATCAAGAAGGGCACCGCCAACGCCCACAAGCACCTCGTCACCGTGAAGCTCAAGGGCGACACGATCCCGCACGACGTGCTCGGTGAGTACGATGGCGGCCGCGTCATGCTGAAGCCGGCGTCGCCCGGCACCGGCCTCATCGCGGGTGGCGGCGTTCGCGCCGTCCTCGAGGCTGCCGGAGTGAAGAACATCCTCACGAAGTCGATGGGTTCCTCGAACCACATCGCCGTCGTGCACGCCACCCTCGAAGGCCTCCGCAAACTGCGGCTCGCCGACGATATCAGCAACGTTCGCAAGAACGCCTGA
- a CDS encoding adenylate kinase — MAATGGISDPFAGFGPIAKAKYVLLGSAGQWLAQVRSLNLEHVSPVHLKGLGISRRPASASAEEATTLALMRRWFFARKPDAGFVLTDFPATLLQAKVFDEWLDARHEALDGVLTAGADLDGAVAEHYRALGLLQQIDALVSSTAKSAEGCLA, encoded by the coding sequence GTGGCGGCGACGGGTGGCATTTCCGACCCCTTTGCTGGTTTCGGCCCTATCGCCAAAGCCAAGTATGTTCTCCTTGGGTCTGCCGGCCAATGGCTGGCCCAAGTTCGTTCTTTGAATCTAGAGCACGTCTCCCCGGTCCACTTGAAAGGGCTGGGGATTTCGCGCCGCCCGGCTTCGGCCTCGGCGGAGGAAGCGACCACCCTGGCGCTCATGCGCCGCTGGTTCTTCGCGCGCAAACCTGATGCGGGATTCGTCCTGACCGATTTCCCGGCTACGCTGCTCCAAGCCAAGGTGTTTGACGAATGGCTCGATGCCCGACACGAGGCGCTTGATGGCGTTCTTACTGCCGGAGCAGATCTCGATGGAGCCGTCGCTGAACACTATCGTGCGCTCGGTCTGCTCCAGCAGATCGACGCACTCGTGTCTTCCACCGCCAAATCGGCGGAAGGCTGCCTCGCATGA
- the rplO gene encoding 50S ribosomal protein L15 codes for MKLHELKNVPGAVHRKKRVGCGEGGGHGKTSGKGGKGQTARSGGSIRPGFEGGQMPLYRKLPHRGFNNFNHRVSYAVVNVSDLASLDASVTEVNAAVLAAQGLIRADETSVKILGDGEISRVLKVTAAKFSGAAKAKIEKAGGQAIVA; via the coding sequence ATGAAGCTCCACGAACTGAAGAACGTCCCCGGTGCAGTGCACCGCAAGAAGCGCGTTGGCTGCGGCGAAGGCGGCGGCCACGGCAAGACCTCCGGCAAGGGTGGCAAGGGTCAGACCGCCCGTTCCGGCGGCAGCATCCGCCCTGGCTTTGAAGGCGGCCAGATGCCCCTGTACCGCAAGCTCCCGCACCGCGGCTTCAACAATTTCAATCACCGCGTCTCGTACGCCGTGGTGAATGTCAGTGATCTGGCCTCTCTCGACGCCAGCGTCACCGAGGTCAACGCTGCCGTGCTCGCCGCCCAGGGCCTGATCCGGGCCGATGAGACCAGCGTCAAGATCCTTGGCGACGGCGAAATCAGCCGTGTGCTCAAGGTTACGGCCGCCAAGTTTTCCGGCGCCGCCAAGGCCAAGATCGAGAAGGCTGGCGGTCAGGCTATCGTCGCCTAA